A stretch of Rhinopithecus roxellana isolate Shanxi Qingling chromosome 12, ASM756505v1, whole genome shotgun sequence DNA encodes these proteins:
- the ERICH4 gene encoding glutamate-rich protein 4 — protein sequence MELWRRLGQAGLVPPELGPPPQALREVPPVEIPGQTLRTAGADTGGAWNSLLWIREELENLRRVDVQLLGQLCSLGLEMGVLQEELVTILEEEEESSEEEEEDQEPQWKQKEEHLEAFPAPHPPDFEMMI from the exons ATGGAGCTGTGGAGGCGGCTGGGTCAGGCTGGACTGGTGCCTCCGGAGCTGGGCCCACCCCCCCAGGCCCTGAGGGAGGTCCCCCCAGTGGAAATCCCTGGTCAGACTCTAAGGACTGCAGGGGCAGACACTGGAGGTGCCTGGAATAGTCTGCTGTGGATCAGGGAGGAGCTG GAGAACCTGCGCCGAGTTGATGTCCAGCTGCTGGGacagctgtgcagcctggggctgGAGATGGGGGTGCTGCAGGAGGAACTGGTCACCAtattggaggaggaggaggagagcagcgaggaagaggaggaggatcaAGAGCCCCAGTGGAAGCAGAAGGAGGAACACCTGGAGGCCTTCCCAGCCCCACACCCCCCTGACTTTGAGATGATGATCTGA